From the genome of Mucilaginibacter paludis DSM 18603:
GGCCGTACACCGATAGGATGGCTTCGGCCGATGTGCCGCGTTTTAAATCGTTAATACCAATCAGTAAAAAAATCTTATCCGGCCTGGACGACAGCACGTCATCCATCCGGGCCAGAACGCCGTAGCTCACATCGCCGCTGATTCCCCGGTTTAGCACCGCCCTGCCGGGTATAATTTCCTGCCACTCGCCACCTTCGGTAATGCTGTTGCCTAAAAAAACGATCTCGTGTTTCTGGTCGGGCATTTTTTTGAAAAAGTCCAGCCGCTCGGTATAATGCGAGTTTACGTAGTTGCTATCCACATTATTAAACAGCTGCGCCCTGGCAGCAGTGCCAAACAATACCGGAGCCAATAAAATAGCGGCAAATATTCTCAGCCTCATAGATCGGCCTCCTTTAATTTATCCCACCAAAATTTCTTTAACCAGATGCTGGTTACAATTAGTACACCGCACCACACCACCATATAAGTATTTTGCCTGATCATGAAGTAAATAGGGATGACCACCTGCGCCATTTGCCATACAATACCCACCAGCACATTTGATGCATCACGCTTAAAATCCTGGTTAGGTATAAAATCTGGATTCTCGGCTATTACCTCGCGCTTGATGGGCCCCCAAAATCCCCATGGGCGGGTCTTGCGGTAAAACTCCTTAATGGATTCGCGATTTGAGAGCGGCTCCAGGTAAGTACCAATAATACAGCCGATGAGCGATACCAGCAGGATAACCGGGAAAACATAAATATCTACCACATCCGGAAAAACAAAAAGCTTGGTGGTTGAGGCAATTAAGCCAAACAGCATCCCCCAGAAATAGCCAAGCCCGCTAAAGCGCCACCATACCCACTTTAAAAGGTTGGCGGCAACATAGCCGCCATACAGGGCTGACGTGAGCCAGAGCGTTAACTTGTTTAACGATGCCGCGTTAAAGCCGCAAACAATCCCCACAAGCACCAGTATAACCGATGATATGATACTTAGCCTGATGTATTTACTGTTAGATGCATGGGGGTTGATGTACTTTTTATAAATATCATTCACAATATAGGCCGGGGCAGCATTCACAAAAGCCGAGAAGGTACCCATAAATGCTGACAAGAAACCCGCCAGTACCAGCCCCTTTAAACCGATGGGTACAAAACGGTTGATGGATAGCGGCAATACTTTTTCAAAATCGATATGGCTGCCCATCTTCCCCATCTCGGGGCCCAGGTAAACCAAACCCAGCACAGCGAACGAAGCAACCATCAGATACCTTGGAATATACATGACGAAGATGGTGCTGAAACTCATTTTAGCGGCATCAGACGGCTTGCGAGCCGATAGCACCCGCTGCATATCATAACTCGGCACAGGCCCCGCTATAGATGCAAAGATGCCCTTAAACAACATCATCATAAACAAAGCGCCAAACATGGTAAACCCGTCCGACTTTATTTTATCGTTAATATTGGGCAGGGCGGTATGGCTCCAGTCGAGGTTCAGTTTCCAGTGGAACATCAGGTCGCCCCAGCCCTCGGGTATGGCGGCGCGGATCTGCTCGGCGGTTACCGATGTATAGGCGATGTAGCCAATGCAGAAGCAAGAGATCGTCATGATAAAAAATTGCAGTACCTCGGTAGCTACCACGCTGTACATACCGCCTTTAACCGTGTAAATGGTGGTAAGGATGCAAACGATAAGCGCGTAAGCATGATCTGACGTTAAATGGTACGAACCGATGTTGGTGCTGAGGTCCCAGGGTAAGATGGAGGTGCAATATTTGCCGATACCTTCAAAAAAATAGGCGATGAAACCTATTACGCTGATCACAGCAAAAATAACGATGATGATGTGCGACAGCTTGGCGCCCTTGCCATCGCCAAAGCGGAAGGTGATCCACTGCGCTCCCGTCATGGCGCCCGAGCGGCGCATCCAGATGGCCAGGTACACAAAAATAAAAACCTGGTTCCATACCGGCCAGAGCCAGGGGATCCAGGCGCTTTTTAACCCGTAAATAAATAAAATACTCACCGTCCACATAGTGCCCGAGGTATCAAACATACCCGAGGCATTACTTAGGCCCAGGTAATACCACTTCATGGTGTTGCCCCCTAAAAAGTACGACTGGAGATCTTTAGATGCTTTTTTGGAGATATAAAACCCCAGAAACAGGATGCCTACAATGTAAGTGAGGATGATACTGGTATCGATTATACTTAATGTCATGCGTATAGGTTATGATCAGATTTAATTTTTCAGTGAATCAGGTTTTCCAGTATAGTTTTTTCCGGGTGCA
Proteins encoded in this window:
- a CDS encoding GDSL-type esterase/lipase family protein; the protein is MRLRIFAAILLAPVLFGTAARAQLFNNVDSNYVNSHYTERLDFFKKMPDQKHEIVFLGNSITEGGEWQEIIPGRAVLNRGISGDVSYGVLARMDDVLSSRPDKIFLLIGINDLKRGTSAEAILSVYGRIIKQVRQQSPKTKLYIQSILPVNEQMLPQIYNKINNSIIKSLNGQLQQLCNTPEVIYVDLHPTFEDGSGQLKKDWSIDGLHLRAAAYIQWVNRLKFLKVL
- a CDS encoding sodium:solute symporter family protein; amino-acid sequence: MTLSIIDTSIILTYIVGILFLGFYISKKASKDLQSYFLGGNTMKWYYLGLSNASGMFDTSGTMWTVSILFIYGLKSAWIPWLWPVWNQVFIFVYLAIWMRRSGAMTGAQWITFRFGDGKGAKLSHIIIVIFAVISVIGFIAYFFEGIGKYCTSILPWDLSTNIGSYHLTSDHAYALIVCILTTIYTVKGGMYSVVATEVLQFFIMTISCFCIGYIAYTSVTAEQIRAAIPEGWGDLMFHWKLNLDWSHTALPNINDKIKSDGFTMFGALFMMMLFKGIFASIAGPVPSYDMQRVLSARKPSDAAKMSFSTIFVMYIPRYLMVASFAVLGLVYLGPEMGKMGSHIDFEKVLPLSINRFVPIGLKGLVLAGFLSAFMGTFSAFVNAAPAYIVNDIYKKYINPHASNSKYIRLSIISSVILVLVGIVCGFNAASLNKLTLWLTSALYGGYVAANLLKWVWWRFSGLGYFWGMLFGLIASTTKLFVFPDVVDIYVFPVILLVSLIGCIIGTYLEPLSNRESIKEFYRKTRPWGFWGPIKREVIAENPDFIPNQDFKRDASNVLVGIVWQMAQVVIPIYFMIRQNTYMVVWCGVLIVTSIWLKKFWWDKLKEADL